The proteins below come from a single Gimesia alba genomic window:
- the fliD gene encoding flagellar filament capping protein FliD codes for MSGISSGVGLATGLNITEIVDAIIGVQRNALVRLSNRASAFEATEGGIKTLEANLLTLNTAVQKLNQQSTFETLKATSSDTSQFSVAANSTATAATYQLQGLRKTSNHQVISNGFADADTTPIGTATTITVSGGGKLDEPKLLEELNDGLGVQRGSIRITDRDGLTEVIDLSKTITIDDVVDEINQSATSIVASIEDDHLVFTDTGTGLGTLKVSEVGGGQTAADLGILKSVVASTFSGDSVYRVTSDFNLSQINDGNGITTVSGSDDFQITVADASTIDINLDTAQTVGDVVDLINNNGANGGKVTAAITANGELSLIDNTAGASTFEVTALNSSLAARELGIQTTGPGGTITGTLSGGLNSVLLRNLNGGVSSGGTIPNAGQIYIEDGAGGNATIDFSSAKTLDDVIDTINANGSIQIEASLDATKTGIQIKDLSAPSGTSIEIQDVTGNLAGFLKIDAVLADGKHTVSSGSLDLRYINEQTSLSTYAKNGTAVASGSIRITDRNGVSFNVDLSDSTTTKTIGDVLTKINDAATTATAQINARLNDTGDGFIIESTGGSSFDVKVEEVSSGTVAADLGILGSGTTGVDSRQTTVITVEATDTLEDIADKFNATGVASATIIDDGTAFNSARLSITSSRSGAAGELILESSYDFGFATSVDAEDALIRIGSNPQTSFLLTSATNSFDDAITGLEIDLLATGSSPSTINVTRDTAGIKTTINTFISAYNSFVDAKESLTSFNSDTNERGVLNGNGIVLTTVSRLEGLLTKKLSVSNNSIKSMSELGVQFSDNGKLKLNESILDQVLLDDPNAVTEFFQQEDTGFAVVMDEVITALTDPFTGSFKAQIDSLQASALSLNSRVEELNGILEDRRERLIQQFTLQETIVNQLNSQQTALESLQLLSSNSSNKK; via the coding sequence ATGTCAGGCATCAGTTCCGGTGTCGGTCTGGCAACCGGATTAAACATTACGGAAATTGTTGACGCCATTATTGGTGTCCAACGTAATGCCCTCGTGCGCCTCTCAAATCGGGCATCCGCATTTGAAGCGACCGAAGGGGGGATCAAAACCCTTGAAGCCAACCTGCTGACACTGAATACCGCCGTTCAAAAACTGAATCAGCAAAGTACCTTTGAAACACTCAAAGCCACCAGTTCAGACACCAGCCAGTTCAGTGTGGCTGCCAACAGTACTGCGACTGCAGCGACCTACCAGCTGCAGGGACTGCGAAAGACATCGAATCATCAGGTGATTTCGAATGGTTTCGCCGATGCTGACACAACCCCCATTGGCACTGCCACCACGATTACGGTTTCGGGTGGAGGCAAGCTGGATGAACCCAAGCTGCTGGAAGAGCTGAATGACGGCCTGGGCGTTCAACGGGGCAGCATCCGGATTACGGACCGGGATGGACTGACCGAAGTGATCGACCTGAGTAAAACCATCACGATTGACGATGTGGTAGACGAAATCAACCAAAGTGCCACTTCGATCGTCGCTAGCATCGAAGACGATCACCTGGTTTTTACAGACACCGGAACCGGACTGGGCACGCTGAAAGTCAGTGAAGTCGGTGGCGGCCAGACGGCGGCGGATCTGGGCATCTTGAAATCGGTCGTGGCCTCGACATTTAGCGGCGATTCGGTTTATCGCGTCACCAGTGACTTCAACCTCTCGCAGATCAACGATGGGAACGGCATCACTACAGTGAGTGGGTCGGATGACTTTCAGATTACAGTCGCCGACGCTTCCACCATCGATATCAACCTGGACACAGCACAGACCGTCGGTGATGTAGTTGACCTGATCAACAACAACGGCGCCAACGGCGGGAAAGTAACCGCGGCAATCACCGCTAATGGGGAACTGAGCCTGATCGATAATACGGCCGGTGCGAGCACGTTTGAAGTGACTGCATTGAACAGTTCTCTGGCAGCCCGTGAACTGGGAATTCAAACCACAGGGCCCGGCGGAACGATTACCGGTACGCTGTCGGGGGGATTAAATTCGGTCTTACTTCGGAATTTAAACGGCGGCGTGTCTTCTGGCGGAACGATCCCGAACGCAGGGCAGATTTATATCGAAGACGGCGCGGGCGGCAACGCGACAATTGATTTTTCCTCCGCCAAAACACTGGACGACGTCATCGACACCATCAATGCCAATGGTTCGATCCAGATAGAAGCCAGCCTGGACGCCACGAAAACGGGTATTCAGATTAAAGATCTCTCTGCGCCTTCGGGAACATCGATTGAAATTCAGGATGTCACCGGGAACCTCGCCGGCTTTCTGAAAATCGACGCAGTGCTGGCAGATGGCAAACATACCGTCAGTTCCGGCTCACTGGACCTGCGTTATATTAACGAACAAACCTCACTGTCGACCTATGCCAAGAATGGCACGGCGGTTGCGTCCGGCAGTATTCGTATCACCGACCGAAATGGCGTCAGTTTCAATGTCGATTTATCCGATTCGACAACCACCAAAACCATCGGTGACGTACTGACGAAAATCAATGATGCCGCAACAACCGCAACTGCGCAAATCAATGCACGACTGAATGATACTGGCGATGGTTTTATTATAGAAAGCACTGGCGGCAGCAGTTTTGATGTCAAAGTCGAAGAAGTTTCCAGCGGTACAGTCGCGGCTGACCTGGGAATTTTAGGTTCGGGAACAACGGGCGTCGACAGTCGCCAGACCACGGTGATCACCGTGGAAGCAACAGACACACTCGAAGACATCGCCGATAAATTCAATGCAACAGGGGTCGCATCGGCGACGATTATTGACGACGGGACCGCGTTCAACTCGGCCCGACTTTCGATCACCTCTTCGCGAAGCGGTGCCGCGGGAGAGCTGATTCTGGAGAGTTCATACGATTTCGGCTTCGCCACTTCCGTTGATGCGGAAGACGCATTGATACGGATCGGCAGTAACCCGCAAACCTCGTTCTTACTCACTTCAGCGACCAACAGTTTTGACGACGCAATTACAGGACTGGAGATCGATCTGCTGGCAACAGGCAGTTCCCCTTCCACGATCAACGTGACACGCGATACTGCGGGTATCAAAACAACCATCAATACGTTTATTTCCGCCTACAACAGCTTTGTGGACGCCAAAGAATCGCTCACCAGTTTCAATTCCGATACGAACGAGCGCGGGGTCTTGAACGGAAACGGCATCGTCTTGACGACGGTTTCCCGTCTGGAAGGCTTGCTGACAAAGAAACTTTCTGTCAGCAACAACTCAATCAAAAGCATGTCAGAACTCGGAGTGCAGTTTAGCGATAACGGAAAGTTGAAGCTAAACGAGAGCATTCTGGATCAGGTATTGCTTGATGATCCGAACGCGGTCACTGAATTCTTCCAGCAGGAAGATACCGGCTTTGCTGTCGTGATGGATGAAGTGATCACAGCACTGACTGATCCCTTCACCGGTTCATTCAAAGCTCAGATTGACTCGCTTCAGGCATCGGCACTTTCCTTGAACTCGCGTGTGGAAGAACTGAACGGGATTCTGGAAGACCGCCGCGAACGGTTGATTCAACAGTTTACACTCCAGGAAACGATCGTGAATCAGTTGAATTCACAGCAGACAGCGCTGGAAAGCCTGCAGTTATTAAGTTCCAACTCATCCAATAAAAAATAA
- a CDS encoding class I SAM-dependent methyltransferase: MAEKKGLLRGNVGESQNQSTDDLNALNAVEQYWESSVGTNLNKLDAFTKYVSRQAITKLMARYEIFKQQLEVNGSVVELGVHRGASLMAWANFSAILEPVNYLRKIIGFDTFEGFPSLSEKDTTGTSEHLEVGGFKSEENAMEDLEKAINLYDSTRYLNHISKVELVKGDISVTLPAYLEQNQHLVVSLLHLDADLYEPTKVALELLIPRMPKGAIIAFDELNMDLFPGETLAAMETLGLPNLRLKRFPFATSLSYAVIE, encoded by the coding sequence ATGGCAGAAAAAAAAGGCCTGCTTCGAGGCAACGTCGGTGAGTCACAAAATCAATCGACAGATGACTTAAATGCGCTCAACGCCGTCGAACAATATTGGGAATCGAGTGTTGGCACGAATTTGAACAAGCTGGATGCGTTTACCAAATACGTGTCGCGCCAAGCAATTACCAAATTAATGGCCCGTTATGAAATTTTTAAACAACAACTGGAAGTAAACGGTTCGGTTGTGGAACTCGGGGTGCACCGGGGCGCCAGCCTGATGGCCTGGGCCAATTTCAGTGCGATTCTGGAACCCGTAAATTATCTGCGGAAGATTATCGGCTTTGATACCTTCGAGGGGTTTCCTTCCCTGAGCGAAAAAGACACGACCGGAACCAGCGAACACCTGGAAGTCGGCGGCTTCAAGTCGGAAGAAAATGCAATGGAAGATCTAGAAAAAGCGATCAATCTTTATGACTCCACGCGCTACCTGAATCACATTTCTAAAGTCGAGTTAGTGAAAGGAGATATCAGCGTCACACTGCCGGCGTATCTGGAGCAGAATCAGCACCTGGTTGTCTCATTATTGCACCTGGATGCCGACCTGTATGAACCAACAAAAGTCGCGTTGGAACTGCTGATTCCGCGGATGCCGAAAGGCGCAATCATTGCCTTTGATGAGCTGAACATGGATTTATTTCCGGGTGAAACCCTCGCGGCTATGGAAACTCTGGGACTACCGAATTTACGGCTGAAACGGTTTCCTTTTGCCACCTCACTTTCCTATGCCGTGATCGAATAG
- a CDS encoding phytanoyl-CoA dioxygenase family protein, which yields MLPINQLCTLNCPTEGIELSDQHLSQYADDGVLLVKNLFDPAEFLPIRNDLAGRLSLLERHFGCDVSEDANAITQISDRLMRLEAQAPGTQSILYDSMNAAPSLHAMGTNLKLMSVLEQLLSPEISIHDRYIILMSMPHAEWHLASWHQDWYYNEGPHSTITLYAPLQKTDHHNGSLTFALGEHQRAPIPHDEHDHGIKTKWHSLPTDVVHNFERVVPTALEVGDALLFHSLVPHSPCKNESNYIRFVLNLRYRDLRDPQFLKDGWRIKEITRARQAMQRTAS from the coding sequence ATGCTGCCTATCAATCAATTATGTACATTGAATTGTCCCACTGAGGGGATTGAACTTTCCGATCAGCACTTGAGCCAGTATGCAGACGATGGTGTGCTGCTGGTAAAAAATCTGTTTGATCCTGCGGAATTTCTCCCGATTCGAAATGATCTGGCGGGCCGCCTTAGTCTGCTGGAGCGACATTTTGGCTGTGATGTTTCCGAAGATGCGAATGCAATCACACAAATCAGCGACCGCCTGATGCGTCTGGAAGCACAGGCACCGGGAACGCAGAGCATTCTGTACGATTCGATGAATGCGGCCCCTTCTCTGCATGCAATGGGAACCAATCTCAAGCTGATGTCCGTTCTGGAACAACTGCTCTCGCCTGAAATTTCAATCCATGACCGCTATATCATCTTAATGAGTATGCCTCATGCGGAATGGCACCTCGCTTCGTGGCATCAGGACTGGTATTACAATGAAGGTCCGCATTCCACAATCACACTGTATGCGCCCTTACAGAAAACTGATCACCACAACGGCAGCTTAACCTTTGCACTAGGCGAACATCAGAGAGCACCGATTCCGCATGATGAACATGACCATGGGATCAAGACCAAATGGCATTCGCTGCCGACCGATGTTGTTCATAACTTCGAACGCGTCGTGCCGACCGCTCTGGAAGTCGGCGATGCCCTGCTGTTTCATAGCCTGGTGCCGCATTCTCCCTGCAAAAATGAATCGAACTACATTCGGTTTGTTCTGAATTTGCGATACCGGGACTTGAGAGACCCGCAATTCCTGAAAGATGGCTGGCGAATCAAAGAAATCACACGTGCCAGACAGGCCATGCAGCGAACCGCTTCCTGA
- a CDS encoding sulfotransferase domain-containing protein yields the protein MIIFNFGIPNSGTDWSQEVFKKIWESQNFSFQAEEAHTLEELNQIIGTMNVNERMILRFHLLTEEAIEAAQQDAVRPFYHYRDPRDVVCTEMQNSETPFATAVDQTVAAYQEIHHALCLPGIMVIPYEHLAGNAEGLIFQMATKLGVLLKLDVVAAIAEEMRAMQAEPQFAAAASTSGDAFATQSVRIDEEHTEESSFVQPLIVGKWRDQLSQSEKSMVTRFFKPLVDQFGYDA from the coding sequence ATGATCATCTTCAATTTCGGAATTCCGAACTCAGGCACAGACTGGTCACAGGAAGTATTCAAGAAAATCTGGGAAAGCCAGAATTTTTCGTTTCAGGCTGAAGAAGCGCATACCCTCGAAGAGTTGAACCAGATCATTGGCACAATGAATGTGAACGAGCGGATGATTCTGCGGTTTCATTTATTGACTGAAGAGGCGATCGAAGCAGCCCAGCAGGATGCCGTTCGGCCTTTCTATCATTACCGTGATCCACGAGACGTGGTCTGTACCGAGATGCAAAACAGCGAAACCCCATTCGCGACCGCCGTTGATCAGACGGTTGCCGCCTATCAGGAAATTCATCATGCCCTTTGCCTGCCTGGAATCATGGTAATCCCCTATGAGCATCTTGCCGGCAATGCGGAAGGGTTGATTTTCCAGATGGCAACCAAACTGGGAGTACTCTTAAAACTGGATGTCGTTGCAGCCATCGCCGAGGAAATGCGCGCGATGCAGGCAGAACCCCAGTTTGCCGCGGCGGCCTCGACCAGCGGCGATGCATTCGCGACACAATCGGTACGCATTGATGAGGAACACACAGAGGAATCGTCCTTCGTGCAGCCTCTGATTGTCGGTAAGTGGCGTGACCAGCTGTCGCAATCAGAAAAATCGATGGTCACTCGTTTCTTTAAACCACTCGTTGATCAATTTGGCTACGACGCATAA
- a CDS encoding tetratricopeptide repeat protein, producing MPSPQELLATAVQQHQAGNLPIAEELYREVLRHDPTQADALHLLGVVYLHLKQYEKAIDFITRAICQNDGIGSFFSNRGAACKGLGRYQDAITNYERALELEPQNPAFILNLAITLTATGKKQEAIAAYRKAIQLKPDYVDALINLGNLLLEEAEDLEEAITLCQQVVQLAPQVHLAHFNLANALAKREEPQAAELSYQRALSLAPNHLDTMKNYAVFLSSQEKYEEAITILRRAAILQPDCWEIINNLGIVYTEVEDYESAIKCFRDAIKRAPEKCEILFHLGKALEESDQIPEAMHTYRDILKIQPNHPGAAFSLGSLVASLGDLDYAYEIFQSLYQSDPTNTASLYGMGSIRVQQRKIGSAVGYFESLVVLEPDHLESRLHLIDLYSRQLRDKEVEKHVEEALEYHPENVVLWNYRGHVQNRKQQPKKALKSFLRAVELDDTYFQSYSNLASIYQGMGQFQDAKEALEKAYELHPQPEYRLALASLLPPIPASLEAIEDVRISFMQKIEEMHADEVQIDTSIKITPGTFYLAYQGYNDRPIIERMAELYQCKNTVSWNQQEPTVERDGRIRIGFISSLFYNHTIGSLMKGIIKNFDREKYHVITISPTKYNDEAAQEIRANSDEYVFLGIDLQRANQVLQSLELDVLFYADIGMDPFIFSLATTRHAPVQCVTWGHPITTGLKTIDYFISSKLIEPEDADEHYSEELVQLDALPSYYIRPTLPEKIKSRAAFGFSDDEHIYACPQTLFKIHPEFDQVLAGILRKDPKARIVMIRDKNSKWKDLLVTRFNKSFPDVVDRIHWLRGMSTGDFLNLIYISDVMLDPMHFGGGNTSYQSMAIGTPVVTLPAKYMRGRGMLAVYKKMGILDCVVSSIDEYVDLVCRIGEDENFRDQLRLKILSKSHLVFEDINTVREMESFFESALQKIESQKKTPLSLTSQTSSASNKDDSMDASLSKTESEDHSKILNSAMQNYTCPACGYHIAVQFYDGGLLPLTTLAWPQSCEEAQAMERLPHDFMRCVDCGHISNAAFDYAKVPYSDKPNLMFNKGAIWTEHLQKVCDLIAETLPENPTVVEIGCGEGHLLRSLAKKIPNGTFIGFDPNAEIETEGALIEARAMLFEPGIHLGELRPDLIISRHVFEHLMNPLGFAQEVAFAANVADCETKVFIEVPCIDGVLAAGRTVDFFYEHNSHFTTQSLERLLTRCATSVNLIETSYNGEVIYGMATFQPQKHQVELARQAVAFQEKALLSAAQLAVQFEELVESGKRTAIWGGTGKAAAFINQNQLDKQRFPIVIDSDMNKVGTFVPGTGQEILFRDQLSSDPVEVILIATQWRAADIVLEIQRNQIPYETILIEYQGQLIDYFQDKHPYRDEENHAEPAVPRPQFLTQKNRLRDSIDTDLK from the coding sequence ATGCCTTCACCACAGGAACTATTGGCAACAGCGGTTCAACAGCACCAGGCGGGAAATTTGCCAATCGCGGAAGAACTATACCGGGAAGTGCTGCGTCACGATCCAACCCAGGCTGATGCCCTGCATTTACTAGGCGTGGTGTATTTGCATTTAAAGCAATACGAAAAGGCCATCGATTTTATTACGCGCGCCATTTGTCAGAATGACGGAATCGGGTCATTCTTTTCGAACCGTGGTGCTGCCTGTAAAGGCCTGGGGCGCTATCAGGATGCGATTACAAATTATGAACGCGCACTTGAACTCGAGCCTCAAAATCCGGCGTTCATACTAAATCTGGCTATCACTCTCACCGCAACCGGAAAAAAACAGGAAGCGATTGCAGCCTATCGCAAAGCGATTCAGCTGAAACCGGACTATGTCGATGCCCTGATTAATCTTGGCAATCTACTTCTGGAAGAGGCTGAGGATCTTGAAGAAGCGATCACCCTTTGCCAGCAAGTCGTCCAGTTAGCTCCTCAGGTTCATCTTGCTCATTTCAATCTAGCCAATGCGCTCGCAAAACGGGAAGAACCGCAGGCCGCCGAATTGTCCTATCAACGGGCGCTGAGTCTGGCACCGAACCATCTCGATACGATGAAGAATTATGCCGTATTTTTGTCGTCACAGGAAAAATACGAAGAAGCCATCACAATTCTCAGAAGAGCAGCGATCCTCCAGCCTGACTGCTGGGAGATCATTAATAATCTGGGCATCGTGTATACCGAGGTGGAAGATTACGAATCTGCCATCAAATGTTTTCGAGACGCTATAAAACGCGCCCCCGAAAAATGCGAAATCCTGTTTCATCTCGGCAAGGCATTGGAAGAGTCGGATCAGATTCCCGAGGCAATGCACACTTATCGGGATATCTTGAAAATACAACCCAATCACCCCGGTGCCGCATTTAGCTTAGGATCTCTGGTGGCATCACTGGGTGATCTGGATTACGCTTATGAAATCTTTCAGAGTCTCTATCAAAGCGACCCGACGAATACCGCATCCCTGTATGGAATGGGCTCGATCCGGGTGCAACAGAGAAAAATCGGTTCTGCAGTCGGTTATTTTGAATCATTAGTGGTACTGGAACCAGACCACCTGGAGTCGCGGCTGCATTTGATCGATCTCTATTCTCGACAATTACGTGACAAGGAAGTCGAGAAACATGTCGAAGAAGCACTCGAATACCACCCGGAAAATGTGGTACTCTGGAATTATCGAGGCCATGTTCAAAACCGAAAACAACAGCCCAAAAAAGCCCTGAAAAGTTTTTTGCGTGCCGTCGAACTGGACGATACTTATTTTCAGTCTTACAGCAATCTGGCTTCTATTTATCAAGGCATGGGCCAGTTCCAGGATGCAAAAGAGGCATTGGAAAAAGCGTACGAATTGCATCCTCAGCCGGAATATCGCCTTGCGTTGGCCAGTTTATTGCCACCTATTCCCGCTTCGCTGGAAGCCATAGAAGATGTTCGTATTTCGTTTATGCAAAAAATCGAGGAGATGCATGCCGACGAGGTACAAATCGATACTTCGATTAAAATAACTCCCGGCACATTTTATCTGGCCTACCAGGGATATAACGATCGCCCAATTATTGAACGCATGGCAGAGTTATATCAATGCAAGAACACTGTTTCCTGGAATCAGCAGGAACCTACTGTCGAGCGGGATGGCCGGATTCGAATCGGCTTCATTTCCAGTCTGTTCTATAATCATACTATCGGCTCCCTGATGAAAGGGATCATCAAGAACTTTGACCGGGAAAAGTATCATGTAATCACGATCTCTCCCACAAAATATAATGATGAAGCCGCTCAGGAGATCCGGGCGAATTCAGATGAATATGTTTTTCTGGGAATCGATCTGCAACGCGCCAATCAGGTTTTGCAAAGTCTGGAACTGGATGTCCTGTTTTATGCAGACATCGGTATGGACCCGTTCATCTTTTCGCTGGCCACTACGCGGCACGCGCCTGTGCAATGTGTGACCTGGGGACACCCGATTACGACCGGTTTAAAAACCATCGATTACTTTATCTCCAGCAAACTGATCGAGCCGGAAGACGCTGATGAACATTATTCGGAAGAATTAGTTCAGCTGGATGCGCTGCCGTCCTACTACATTCGTCCCACCTTGCCAGAGAAAATCAAATCTCGGGCCGCATTCGGATTTTCCGATGACGAACACATTTATGCCTGCCCTCAGACGCTGTTTAAAATTCACCCCGAATTTGATCAGGTTCTGGCGGGAATTCTGCGTAAGGATCCCAAAGCCCGGATTGTCATGATCCGTGATAAAAACTCCAAATGGAAAGATTTGCTGGTCACACGTTTCAACAAATCATTCCCAGATGTTGTAGATCGTATTCACTGGCTACGCGGGATGTCGACGGGCGATTTTTTGAATCTGATTTACATTTCTGATGTCATGCTCGACCCGATGCACTTCGGGGGTGGAAACACATCGTACCAGTCAATGGCCATCGGAACGCCTGTGGTGACTCTACCAGCGAAGTATATGCGCGGCCGAGGCATGCTGGCGGTCTACAAAAAAATGGGCATCCTGGACTGCGTCGTTTCGTCAATTGACGAATATGTCGATCTGGTCTGCCGCATCGGTGAAGATGAAAATTTCCGTGACCAGCTCCGTCTGAAAATTCTATCCAAAAGCCACCTGGTATTCGAAGACATCAACACCGTTCGGGAAATGGAATCGTTCTTCGAATCGGCTTTACAAAAAATCGAGTCGCAAAAAAAAACTCCACTATCTCTCACCAGTCAGACAAGTTCTGCCTCAAACAAGGATGACAGCATGGATGCTTCATTAAGTAAAACGGAAAGTGAAGATCACTCCAAAATTCTGAATTCGGCCATGCAGAATTACACCTGCCCTGCTTGTGGATATCATATTGCCGTCCAGTTTTACGATGGGGGATTGCTGCCTTTAACAACGCTGGCGTGGCCGCAAAGCTGCGAAGAGGCCCAAGCCATGGAGCGTCTGCCACACGATTTCATGCGGTGTGTTGACTGCGGCCACATTTCGAATGCGGCCTTTGATTATGCCAAGGTCCCCTACTCTGATAAACCAAACCTGATGTTCAACAAAGGCGCCATCTGGACCGAACATCTGCAAAAAGTCTGCGATCTGATCGCAGAGACTCTGCCCGAAAACCCGACGGTTGTGGAGATTGGTTGTGGCGAAGGTCATCTTCTGCGTTCACTGGCCAAAAAAATTCCCAACGGAACATTTATTGGCTTTGACCCGAATGCGGAAATTGAAACCGAAGGCGCACTGATTGAAGCCCGGGCCATGCTGTTTGAACCAGGCATACATCTGGGAGAACTTCGTCCCGATCTAATCATCAGCCGCCATGTGTTTGAACACCTGATGAACCCGCTCGGTTTTGCGCAAGAAGTCGCCTTTGCCGCGAATGTAGCCGACTGCGAAACAAAAGTCTTTATCGAAGTTCCTTGTATCGATGGCGTGCTGGCCGCGGGGCGCACGGTCGACTTTTTCTATGAGCACAATTCGCATTTCACGACTCAGTCACTTGAACGGCTTTTGACCCGCTGTGCGACCAGCGTTAATCTGATCGAAACCAGTTATAATGGCGAAGTCATTTATGGCATGGCCACTTTTCAGCCACAAAAGCATCAGGTCGAACTGGCGCGTCAGGCCGTCGCATTTCAGGAAAAAGCCTTGCTGTCCGCTGCTCAACTGGCGGTTCAGTTTGAAGAACTGGTAGAATCCGGCAAGCGGACCGCTATCTGGGGTGGCACTGGAAAAGCGGCTGCCTTTATTAACCAGAACCAGCTCGACAAACAGCGATTTCCCATTGTCATCGATTCCGACATGAATAAAGTCGGCACGTTTGTTCCGGGAACCGGTCAGGAAATTCTGTTCCGGGATCAACTGAGCTCAGACCCGGTTGAGGTCATCTTAATTGCCACGCAATGGCGGGCCGCCGATATTGTGCTCGAAATTCAACGCAATCAAATTCCCTATGAAACCATTCTGATTGAATATCAGGGTCAACTGATTGATTATTTCCAGGACAAACACCCTTATCGTGATGAAGAGAATCATGCGGAGCCAGCAGTGCCCCGCCCCCAGTTTCTCACTCAGAAAAACAGGCTGCGTGATTCGATCGATACTGATCTCAAATAG